A single Chryseobacterium sp. DNA region contains:
- the pgk gene encoding phosphoglycerate kinase, with product MKTINDFNFKDKKALVRVDFNVPQDDQLKVTDNTRIAAVKPTVEKILKDGGSVILMTHLGRPKGEVKDEFSLKHIVDEVSTVLGQEVKFIDECIGEKAEKAASELKPGEILLLENVRFHSEEEKGDEGFAEQLSRLGDAYVNDAFGTAHRAHASTAVIAKFFPSTKFFGLLMDKELQAIDKVLKSGERPVTAILGGSKVSTKITIIENILPAIDHLIIGGGMAFTFIKALGGKVGNSLVEEDKLPLALEILGKAKEHKVKVYLPSDAIIAESFSNEVERKEADIYAIPEGWMGLDAGHKSRDQFNDVLLNSRTILWNGPIGVFEMSHFAGGTVALGDSIAEATRLGAFSLVGGGDSVAFVKQFGYADQVSYVSTGGGAMLESLEGLELPGVAAINN from the coding sequence ATGAAAACAATCAATGATTTCAATTTTAAAGATAAGAAGGCTCTGGTAAGAGTGGATTTCAATGTTCCGCAGGATGACCAACTTAAAGTAACGGATAACACAAGAATTGCGGCTGTGAAACCAACAGTGGAGAAAATTCTTAAAGACGGCGGTTCTGTGATTTTAATGACGCACCTTGGCAGACCAAAAGGAGAGGTTAAAGATGAATTTTCACTGAAGCACATTGTAGATGAAGTTTCCACAGTTCTTGGACAGGAGGTTAAATTTATTGATGAATGTATTGGTGAGAAAGCTGAGAAAGCTGCTTCCGAATTAAAGCCGGGAGAAATCTTATTATTGGAAAATGTACGTTTTCATAGCGAAGAAGAAAAAGGTGATGAAGGATTTGCTGAGCAACTTTCCAGGTTAGGAGATGCTTATGTAAACGATGCATTCGGAACTGCGCACAGAGCTCATGCTTCAACAGCTGTCATTGCAAAATTCTTTCCTTCAACTAAGTTTTTCGGTTTACTAATGGATAAAGAGCTTCAGGCAATTGATAAAGTACTTAAAAGCGGAGAAAGACCAGTTACGGCTATTCTGGGAGGATCTAAAGTTTCAACTAAAATTACCATTATAGAAAATATACTTCCTGCAATTGATCATTTAATCATTGGAGGCGGTATGGCATTTACCTTTATTAAGGCACTTGGAGGGAAAGTTGGAAATTCATTGGTAGAAGAAGATAAGCTTCCGTTAGCTCTTGAGATTTTAGGAAAGGCAAAAGAACATAAAGTAAAAGTATATCTTCCTTCTGATGCAATCATTGCTGAAAGTTTCAGTAATGAGGTGGAAAGAAAAGAAGCTGATATCTATGCTATTCCTGAAGGATGGATGGGATTGGATGCTGGTCACAAATCAAGAGATCAGTTCAATGATGTTCTGTTGAATTCAAGAACAATTCTTTGGAACGGGCCTATCGGAGTTTTCGAAATGTCTCATTTTGCAGGAGGAACTGTTGCTCTCGGAGACAGTATTGCTGAAGCTACAAGATTAGGTGCTTTCTCTTTAGTAGGAGGTGGAGACAGTGTTGCTTTTGTAAAGCAGTTCGGCTATGCCGATCAAGTGAGCTATGTTTCTACCGGCGGCGGGGCAATGCTTGAAAGTCTTGAAGGACTTGAGCTTCCAGGAGTAGCTGCGATCAACAACTAA